A region from the Drosophila bipectinata strain 14024-0381.07 chromosome 3R, DbipHiC1v2, whole genome shotgun sequence genome encodes:
- the trus gene encoding programmed cell death protein 2-like produces MAKNKSTVYLGFEDEEISAKQEQFLNSCTNKIGGTPDWPGHAVTIPVCPLCGAARPLIVQMYAPLERSQFHRSLYVFGCVSPACSQNQRSWLCVRTQHLDHQFEVISEQSPKASKPKKKSKSASLKASSWCSGADDWGDSGIVASVKTENEDEAMDLTADEEQNGNVRSNNLGCVDIEEPLKLEHSKNNVDDDDEDESTSLENDLISGFHQLDMISPQNIDDDPNANCAAAAAPSMDFAGASAASATICAEIEGPETDVVLVDSPNKPERDLIALLKHTSVSLSQIKDLTLTPFYISVDVESKSMADDFENYGGALSMDHIRDLYQEYKLRDGDAANSPTGAAAGSGEPGEEYEKAIPAHGDFVFHNFISTIQQNPGQVLRYSRDALPLLVAPLTEPLPKCQNCRGETICEVQLLPTLIPKLRFQQNGCGVPIEFGNVLVFTCLKSCWDTPDLMRYEHVVVQSES; encoded by the exons atggcaaaaaataaGTCAACAGTGTACCTGGGCTTCGAGGATGAGGAAATATCGGCCAAGCAGGAGCAGTTTCTGAACAGCTGCACCAATAAAATAGGCGGCACTCCC GACTGGCCCGGACATGCGGTGACTATTCCAGTCTGCCCGTTATGCGGTGCAGCACGTCCCTTGATTGTCCAGATGTATGCCCCCTTGGAGCGCTCCCAGTTTCATCGCAGCCTCTATGTTTTTGGGTGCGTCAGTCCCGCGTGCTCCCAAAATCAGAGGAGTTGGCTGTGCGTGCGCACCCAACACCTGGACCACCAGTTCGAAGTTATAAGTGAGCAGTCGCCAAAAGCCAGTAAGCCGAAAAAGAAGAGCAAGTCCGCCAGTCTCAAAGCATCGAGCTGGTGCAGTGGAGCAGATGACTGGGGAGACAGTGGAATCGTGGCATCGGTTAAGACGGAGAACGAGGATGAGGCTATGGACCTTACCGCTGACGAAGAGCAAAATGGCAATGTACGGTCCAACAATTTGGGATGTGTGGATATCGAGGAGCCCTTAAAGTTGGAGCACTCCAAGAATAACGTGGACGATGATGACGAGGATGAGAGCACCTCGCTGGAGAACGACTTGATTTCTGGTTTTCACCAACTGGACATGATCTCGCCACAAAACATTGATGACGATCCCAACGCGAATTGTGCAGCTGCCGCCGCTCCCAGCATGGATTTCGCTGGAGCCTCTGCTGCCTCTGCGACGATTTGCGCCGAAATCGAGGGTCCGGAAACTGACGTAGTGTTAGTCGACTCGCCTAACAAGCCGGAACGAGATCTGATCGCCCTACTCAAGCACACGTCTGTGTCATTGTCGCAGATCAAGGACCTAACCCTGACACCCTTTTACATTTCGGTCGATGTTGAGAGCAAGAGCATGGCGGATGACTTTGAGAACTACGGTGGAGCCCTATCCATGGATCATATACGTGATCTCTACCAAGAGTACAAGCTACGCGACGGAGACGCAGCCAATTCACCCACTGGAGCGGCTGCGGGCTCCGGTGAACCAGGCGAGGAATACGAAAAGGCAATACCGGCTCATGGAGATTTCGTTTTTCACAACTTTATATCAACCATCCAGCAGAACCCAGGCCAAGTCTTGAG GTATTCCCGAGATGCTCTTCCGTTACTCGTGGCTCCACTGACTGAGCCACTGCCCAAATGTCAGAACTGTCGTGGTGAGACAATTTGCGAGGTTCAGCTGCTGCCCACTCTCATTCCCAAGTTGCGGTTCCAGCAGAATGGCTGCGGTGTACCGATTGAATTCGGCAACGTGCTGGTATTCACTTGCCTCAAGAGCTGCTGGGACACCCCTGACCTGATGCGATACGAGCATGTGGTGGTGCAGTCAGAGTCTTAG
- the LOC108129691 gene encoding F-box only protein 9, with the protein MSDAESDNEGQGHGPNALDEFRENWQRELQEQLKPGQRGGGKGEHSGDATEAELLQAKAQSLFRTAVLLEQKGKVYDALPFYRKATQIMPDIEFKYYELQKLSGDQVNKKLHSLPGDFAKQLDLGRSETLPETGDAVSDNLYEKFQLDLRQDNGYNGKLMASSRDASVLTTGLHFSDLPPEIVMRILRWVVSAQLDMRSLEQCAAVCKGFYVYARDEEIWRLACNKVWGHNVGTLNSDAEDTESSNTYYSWRDMFIRRERVHFNGCYISKTTYLRMGENSFQDQYYRPVQLVEYYRYIRFMPDGKVLMMTSADEPAQGVNRLKQPHNIRPDVLRGRYRLFGNTVTLVLQKSQARATGHMRQRRGSVMPIEENSTEFLIELRITNSPKRRCAQLVWSHYTLVQKRNTVDTSSDFDLTDTKYPPLWFSTVRSYHLDADAPLA; encoded by the exons ATGTCGGATGCCGAGTCAGACAATGAGGGGCAAGGTCATGGTCCCAATGCTCTAGACGAGTTTCGTGAGAACTGGCAGCGCGAGCTCCAGGAACAGCTGAAGCCTGGCCAGAGAGGTGGTGGCAAAGGAGAACATTCCGGCGATGCCACCGAAGCAGAATTGTTGCAGGCCAAGGCCCAGAGTCTCTTCCGCACAGCCGTTCTTCTCGAGCAGAAGGGGAAAGTCTACGACGCATTACCCTTCTACCGGAAGGCTACGCAAATCATGCCAGACATTGAGTTCAAGTACTATGAGCTGCAGAAGCTCAGTGGAGACCAGGTCAACAAAAAGCTTCATAGCCTACCAGGCGACTTTGCCAAACAGTTGGATCTCGGAAGGTCTGAAACTTTGCCCGAGACAGGGGATGCGGTTTCGGACAATCTCTACGAAAAGTTCCAGCTCGATCTGCGCCAGGATAACGGCTACAATGGCAAATTGATGGCTTCTAGTCGGGACGCAAGTGTACTGACCACAGGGCTCCACTTCTCGGATTTGCCACCCGAGATAGTAATGCGTATACTTCGCTGGGTGGTCTCCGCTCAACTGGATATGCGCTCCCTGGAACAGTGTGCTGCCGTCTGCAAGGGATTCTACGTCTATGCGAGAGATGAGGAGATCTGGAGACTGGCCTGTAACAA AGTATGGGGCCACAATGTAGGAACGTTGAACTCCGATGCAGAGGATACCGAAAGTAGCAACACATACTACTCCTGGCGCGATATGTTCATCCGTCGCGAAAGGGTGCACTTCAACGGCTGCTACATAAGCAAAACTACGTACCTGCGTATGGGTGAAAACAGCTTTCAGGATCAGTATTATCGTCCTGTACAGCTGGTGGAATACTATCGGTACATTCGATTCATGCCTGACGGCAAAGTCCTGATGATGACCAGCGCGGACGAGCCAGCCCAAGGAGTGAACAGGCTAAAGCAACCTCATAACATAAGGCCAGACGTTTTACGTGGTCGTTACCGGCTTTTCGGTAATACAGTGACTTTGGTTCTACAGAAATCACAAGCCAGGGCAACTGGACACATGCGGCAGAGACGAGGAAGCGTCATGCCCATCGAGGAGAACTCAACCGAATTCCTTATTGAACTACGCATCACAAACTCGCCTAAACGCCGATGCGCCCAGTTGGTCTGGTCGCACTACACGCTCGTTCAAAAGCGGAATACGGTGGATACCAGCTCCGATTTTGATCTAACAGACACCAAGTATCCGCCACTATGGTTTTCAACTGTCAGAAGCTATCACCTGGATGCCGATGCACCATTAGCTTAA
- the Polr3C gene encoding DNA-directed RNA polymerase III subunit RPC3 isoform X1 — protein MQCDRCLDNICLLPWSYFCWSIRFCFCFGLPEYSSQKAMSADYSHLCSAILEQCFGKVVQLVADCLFSATTRSLSQIASSTKLSRKEVALALAVLVKYRLVDFGASQQNPFLAEYALRREDVLCLLRYPRYVHLVQAKYGNVGASIAEELINSGSDTATGILVKCLTEGENKSETAESYRNSFLQMITDHYIIKKPELLSTDDTEEVVPKFETNECDFYRHPNIDLQLLAKIRKGEATVSEAKDGHMVWNLNYDRFHQDFRDSIMIDAIERKLGENAAECFRFILKIMYNSTDPWQRKLSNQITFVEIKQTIEKKSNNLDLMKYLDQYISLITDDSLGFLRRVGDMGGGLFVVDMEKSFESLAFACVESVITERFGSKAARIFRVIRCKKYIEQEDLQKEAMIPSKEAKSLAYNLFQEQFIHVKIIKKPGGGSNGPAKAFYLFQVREKDTVRMLLDVSYKSLYNTIERSNFEKNEHKGLIEKSQRLDSIVETMKERGESDEYIAEIVETFTPPECEILKKVKNRIKTLSKAELTLDDTIFLLQMYQHHCTTLPTGIRKFK, from the exons ATGCAGTGTGACCGTTGTCTTGACAACATATGTTTATTACCATGGTCATACTTTTGCTGGTCAATcaggttttgtttttgttttggtttgccGGAATACTCTTCGCAGAAG GCCATGTCTGCGGATTACTCGCATCTGTGCTCTGCCATTCTGGAGCAGTGCTTCGGAAAAGTGGTCCAGTTAGTCGCTGATTGCCTGTTTTCGGCCACCACGAGGTCTCTGTCGCAGATTGCCAGTTCCACCAAGTTATCCCGCAAGGAGGTGGCCCTCGCTCTAGCTGTGTTGGTCAAGTACCGGTTAGTTGACTTTGGAGCCTCCCAGCAGAACCCCTTTTTGGCGGAATATGCTCTCAGGCGGGAGGATGTGCTCTGTCTGCTGCGGTATCCACG TTATGTTCATTTGGTGCAAGCGAAGTACGGAAACGTTGGCGCCTCTATCGCCGAGGAGCTGATCAACTCTGGTTCGGATACTGCCACAGGGATTCTCGTCAAGTGTCTGACAGAGGGCGAGAACAAATCGGAGACCGCGGAATCCTATCGCAATTCCTTTCTCCAAATGATTACCGACCACTATATTATAAAGAAACCTGAGCTTTTGTCGACGGATGATACAGAAGAAGTTGTCCCAAAGTTCGAGACCAACGAATGCGACTTTTACAGACACCCTAACATTGATCTTCAGCTTCTGGCCAAGATTCGAAAGGGGGAAGCAACAGTTAGCGAAGCTAAAGACGGCCATATGGTGTGGAATCTGAACTACGATCGATTTCATCAGGACTTTCGGGATTCCATCATGATAGATGCTATTGAAAGAAAACTGGGAGAAAACGCAGCCGAGTGCTTTCGGTTTATTCTGAAAATAATGTACAATTCCACTGATCCCTGGCAGCGG AAACTCTCTAACCAAATAACGTTTGTTGAAATCAAACAAACGATCGAAAAGAAATCCAATAACCTGGACCTCATGAAGTACCTGGATCAGTACATCAGCTTAATAA CCGACGACTCGCTGGGCTTCCTTCGGAGAGTAGGGGATATGGGAGGTGGTCTTTTTGTGGTGGACATGGAGAAGTCGTTCGAATCGCTGGCCTTCGCATGTGTCGAGTCCGTAATAACTGAACGTTTCGGTTCAAAGGCAGCTCGTATCTTTAGAGTTATCCGCTGCAAGAAGTACATCGAACAGGAGGACTTGCAAAAGGAAGCCATGATACCCTCCAAGGAGGCCAAGTCCCTGGCCTATAATTTGTTCCAAGAACAGTTTATTCATgtaaaaattatcaaaaaaccGGGAGGTGGGAGTAATGGACCAGCAAAAGCCTTTTATCTTTTCCAAGTCAGAGAAAAAGAT ACTGTGAGAATGTTGTTGGATGTGAGCTACAAGTCACTATATAACACCATCGAGCGATCtaactttgaaaaaaatgagCACAAAGGTCTCATTGAAAAATCTCAAAGGCTGGACAGCATTGTGGAGACAATGAAAGAACGCGGGGAGTCGGATGAATATATCGCCGAG ATTGTGGAGACTTTTACACCGCCAGAATGTGAGATCCTTAAAAAGGTGAAGAATCGTATAAAGACCTTGTCAAAGGCAGAACTGACCCTGGACGATACAATCTTCCTGCTCCAAATGTATCAGCATCATTGCACCACCTTGCCAACTGGCATTagaaagtttaaataa
- the Polr3C gene encoding DNA-directed RNA polymerase III subunit RPC3 isoform X2 has translation MSADYSHLCSAILEQCFGKVVQLVADCLFSATTRSLSQIASSTKLSRKEVALALAVLVKYRLVDFGASQQNPFLAEYALRREDVLCLLRYPRYVHLVQAKYGNVGASIAEELINSGSDTATGILVKCLTEGENKSETAESYRNSFLQMITDHYIIKKPELLSTDDTEEVVPKFETNECDFYRHPNIDLQLLAKIRKGEATVSEAKDGHMVWNLNYDRFHQDFRDSIMIDAIERKLGENAAECFRFILKIMYNSTDPWQRKLSNQITFVEIKQTIEKKSNNLDLMKYLDQYISLITDDSLGFLRRVGDMGGGLFVVDMEKSFESLAFACVESVITERFGSKAARIFRVIRCKKYIEQEDLQKEAMIPSKEAKSLAYNLFQEQFIHVKIIKKPGGGSNGPAKAFYLFQVREKDTVRMLLDVSYKSLYNTIERSNFEKNEHKGLIEKSQRLDSIVETMKERGESDEYIAEIVETFTPPECEILKKVKNRIKTLSKAELTLDDTIFLLQMYQHHCTTLPTGIRKFK, from the exons ATGTCTGCGGATTACTCGCATCTGTGCTCTGCCATTCTGGAGCAGTGCTTCGGAAAAGTGGTCCAGTTAGTCGCTGATTGCCTGTTTTCGGCCACCACGAGGTCTCTGTCGCAGATTGCCAGTTCCACCAAGTTATCCCGCAAGGAGGTGGCCCTCGCTCTAGCTGTGTTGGTCAAGTACCGGTTAGTTGACTTTGGAGCCTCCCAGCAGAACCCCTTTTTGGCGGAATATGCTCTCAGGCGGGAGGATGTGCTCTGTCTGCTGCGGTATCCACG TTATGTTCATTTGGTGCAAGCGAAGTACGGAAACGTTGGCGCCTCTATCGCCGAGGAGCTGATCAACTCTGGTTCGGATACTGCCACAGGGATTCTCGTCAAGTGTCTGACAGAGGGCGAGAACAAATCGGAGACCGCGGAATCCTATCGCAATTCCTTTCTCCAAATGATTACCGACCACTATATTATAAAGAAACCTGAGCTTTTGTCGACGGATGATACAGAAGAAGTTGTCCCAAAGTTCGAGACCAACGAATGCGACTTTTACAGACACCCTAACATTGATCTTCAGCTTCTGGCCAAGATTCGAAAGGGGGAAGCAACAGTTAGCGAAGCTAAAGACGGCCATATGGTGTGGAATCTGAACTACGATCGATTTCATCAGGACTTTCGGGATTCCATCATGATAGATGCTATTGAAAGAAAACTGGGAGAAAACGCAGCCGAGTGCTTTCGGTTTATTCTGAAAATAATGTACAATTCCACTGATCCCTGGCAGCGG AAACTCTCTAACCAAATAACGTTTGTTGAAATCAAACAAACGATCGAAAAGAAATCCAATAACCTGGACCTCATGAAGTACCTGGATCAGTACATCAGCTTAATAA CCGACGACTCGCTGGGCTTCCTTCGGAGAGTAGGGGATATGGGAGGTGGTCTTTTTGTGGTGGACATGGAGAAGTCGTTCGAATCGCTGGCCTTCGCATGTGTCGAGTCCGTAATAACTGAACGTTTCGGTTCAAAGGCAGCTCGTATCTTTAGAGTTATCCGCTGCAAGAAGTACATCGAACAGGAGGACTTGCAAAAGGAAGCCATGATACCCTCCAAGGAGGCCAAGTCCCTGGCCTATAATTTGTTCCAAGAACAGTTTATTCATgtaaaaattatcaaaaaaccGGGAGGTGGGAGTAATGGACCAGCAAAAGCCTTTTATCTTTTCCAAGTCAGAGAAAAAGAT ACTGTGAGAATGTTGTTGGATGTGAGCTACAAGTCACTATATAACACCATCGAGCGATCtaactttgaaaaaaatgagCACAAAGGTCTCATTGAAAAATCTCAAAGGCTGGACAGCATTGTGGAGACAATGAAAGAACGCGGGGAGTCGGATGAATATATCGCCGAG ATTGTGGAGACTTTTACACCGCCAGAATGTGAGATCCTTAAAAAGGTGAAGAATCGTATAAAGACCTTGTCAAAGGCAGAACTGACCCTGGACGATACAATCTTCCTGCTCCAAATGTATCAGCATCATTGCACCACCTTGCCAACTGGCATTagaaagtttaaataa
- the LOC108129688 gene encoding protein VAC14 homolog isoform X1, giving the protein MDPPYAPLSESCAKALGDKVYEKRKLASQEIEKMVTEFNNKNNSVQIRKLIDVLSTDYATSRDVNRRKGALIGLAATGLGLGKDSDKYVNELVTPILTCLNDPDLRVRYFACESLYNVVKVARSAIIPFFPELFAALSRLVTDSDQTVKDGSELLDRLLKDIVTESSQTFNLEAFIPLLREHIYVKDAFARQYVISWISILNAVPDINMVNYLTEILDGLFVMLEDNTPEIQRMCENAISQFLKSIRNDSSSVRMEDTINTLITHAQSPNELIKSTAINWIREFVQIFGTSVLPYASGIFTAILPCLEYNLESKRSIKESAVSVNNTMMLLVSTKELKTQTGDKIDLSSIMDVLSQYLTHNSMHTKIAVLKWIHHLFTNFPNEMSQHASNLNNNLLSTLADNSDEVVLQSLSVLAEIVNSQDNRENDFKKTHYRKFLLSLLNLFSEEKLILENRASLIIRKLCVLLNAEYIYRTFAEIIADEVPNLKFASTVVRLLNIILLTSTELFELRTSLRTISNEKSADLFQCLYKSWAHCPVSTLSLCLLAQSYQHVSRLVTLFADVEITLELLTELDKLVQLIESPIFGPLRLTLVSKANNCADAQYLAHALFGILMLLPQTEAFDTLRNRLQCVPNYWGQNPIDERNSLEYKSGIDFDALEQHFIKLQKAHREQRIVHRKRSIITPESN; this is encoded by the exons ATGGATCCACCGTACGCACCGCTCAGCGAGTCCTGCGCCAAGGCTCTGGGTGACAAAGTTTATGAAAAACGAAAGCTGGCTTCACAGGAGATCGAGAA AATGGTCACAGAGTTTAATAATAAGAACAACTCGGTCCAAATTCGGAAGCTAATAGACGTACTGTCTACAGACTATGCGACATCTCGGGACGTCAACCGCAGGAAGGGAGCTCTTATCGGTTTGGCGGCCACTGGATTAGGGCTGGGAAAG GACTCTGATAAGTATGTAAACGAATTGGTTACTCCCATTCTTACGTGCCTTAATGATCCCGATCTGCGAGTGCGTTACTTTGCCTGCGAATCGTTGTACAATGTGGTCAAAGTGGCCCGATCCGCCATCATTCCATTCTTTCCGGAGCTGTTTGCTGCCCTTTCCCGGCTTGTCACCGACTCTGATCAGACGGTTAAGGATGGCAGTGAGCTTCTCGACCGCCTTCTCAAG GACATTGTTACAGAATCGTCGCAAACTTTTAACTTGGAAGCATTTATACCTCTGCTGAGAGAGCACATCTACGTGAAGGATGCTTTTGCCCGCCAGTATGTGATCTCCTGGATTTCCATTCTAAATGCTGTTCCTGACATAAACATGGTCAACTATCTAACCGAAATCCTTGACGGTCTGTTCGTCATGCTCGAGGACAACACGCCAGAAATTCAGCGCATGTGCGAAAACGCAATCAGCCAGTTTTTGAAATCCATACGCAACGACTCTTCCTCCGTGAGAATGGAGGATACAATCAACACGTTGATTACCCATGCACAGTCGCCCAACGAACTGATCAAGTCAACTGCCATCAATTGGATACGGGAGtttgtccagatatttggcaCCAGTGTCCTTCCCTACGCCAGCGGAATATTTACTGCAATCCTGCCATGTCTCGAATACAATTTAGAATCGAAACGAA GCATTAAGGAGAGTGCTGTTTCCGTCAACAACACGATGATGCTGCTTGTGTCAACCAAGGAACTAAAAACGCAAACGGGTGATAAGATAGATTTGTCCTCTATTATGGATGTTCTTTCTCAGTATCTAACGCACAATTCCATGCACACCAAAATTGCGGTGCTCAAGTGGATCCATCATTTGTTCACCAATTTTCCCAACGAGATGTCTCAACATGCCAGCAATTTGAACAACAATCTCTTATCAACGCTGGCCGATAACTCCGATGAAGTGGTTCTCCAGAGTTTATCTGTTCTGGCCGAAATTGTCAACTCCCAGGATAATAGAG aGAATGACTTTAAAAAGACACACTACCGCAAGTTTTTACTTAGCTTATTGAATCTCTTCAGTGAGGAAAAGCTGATCTTGGAAAACAGAGCCAGTCTCATAATAAG aaaactgtGTGTACTTCTTAATGCCGAATATATTTACCGCACCTTTGCGGAGATCATAGCAGACGAGGTACCCAACTTGAAGTTTGCCTCTACAGTGGTTCGTCTGCTGAATATCATTCTGCTAACCTCCACGGAACTTTTTGAGTTGCGTACCAGCTTGCGAACAATTTCCAATGAAAAGTCTGCGGATCTTTTTCAATGTCTTTACAAAAGCTGGGCTCATTGTCCAGTTTCCACGCTGTCCTTGTGCCTTCTGGCCCAGAGCTACCAGCACGTCTCTCGTTTGGTGACATTATT TGCTGATGTGGAAATTACACTAGAGCTGCTTACTGAATTGGATAAACTAGTGCAATTAATAGAGTCTCCTATTTTCGGACCACTGCGATTAACGCTAGTTTCAAAGGCAAACAATTGTGCAGATGCCCAATACCTGGCACATGCCCTATTTGGAATTCTTATGCTGCTCCCCCAAACGGAAGCATTCGATACGTTGAGGAATCGCCTGCAATGTGTCCCCAACTACTGGGGTCAAAATCCCAT CGATGAGCGGAACTCCCTGGAGTACAAAAGCGGCATTGATTTCGATGCCCTGGAACAACACTTCATTAAGCTGCAGAAGGCGCATCGCGAACAACGTATTGTGCATCGGAAACGCAGCATAATTACTCCAGAAAGTAATTAG
- the LOC108129688 gene encoding protein VAC14 homolog isoform X2, whose translation MDPPYAPLSESCAKALGDKVYEKRKLASQEIEKMVTEFNNKNNSVQIRKLIDVLSTDYATSRDVNRRKGALIGLAATGLGLGKDSDKYVNELVTPILTCLNDPDLRVRYFACESLYNVVKVARSAIIPFFPELFAALSRLVTDSDQTVKDGSELLDRLLKDIVTESSQTFNLEAFIPLLREHIYVKDAFARQYVISWISILNAVPDINMVNYLTEILDGLFVMLEDNTPEIQRMCENAISQFLKSIRNDSSSVRMEDTINTLITHAQSPNELIKSTAINWIREFVQIFGTSVLPYASGIFTAILPCLEYNLESKRSIKESAVSVNNTMMLLVSTKELKTQTGDKIDLSSIMDVLSQYLTHNSMHTKIAVLKWIHHLFTNFPNEMSQHASNLNNNLLSTLADNSDEVVLQSLSVLAEIVNSQDNRE comes from the exons ATGGATCCACCGTACGCACCGCTCAGCGAGTCCTGCGCCAAGGCTCTGGGTGACAAAGTTTATGAAAAACGAAAGCTGGCTTCACAGGAGATCGAGAA AATGGTCACAGAGTTTAATAATAAGAACAACTCGGTCCAAATTCGGAAGCTAATAGACGTACTGTCTACAGACTATGCGACATCTCGGGACGTCAACCGCAGGAAGGGAGCTCTTATCGGTTTGGCGGCCACTGGATTAGGGCTGGGAAAG GACTCTGATAAGTATGTAAACGAATTGGTTACTCCCATTCTTACGTGCCTTAATGATCCCGATCTGCGAGTGCGTTACTTTGCCTGCGAATCGTTGTACAATGTGGTCAAAGTGGCCCGATCCGCCATCATTCCATTCTTTCCGGAGCTGTTTGCTGCCCTTTCCCGGCTTGTCACCGACTCTGATCAGACGGTTAAGGATGGCAGTGAGCTTCTCGACCGCCTTCTCAAG GACATTGTTACAGAATCGTCGCAAACTTTTAACTTGGAAGCATTTATACCTCTGCTGAGAGAGCACATCTACGTGAAGGATGCTTTTGCCCGCCAGTATGTGATCTCCTGGATTTCCATTCTAAATGCTGTTCCTGACATAAACATGGTCAACTATCTAACCGAAATCCTTGACGGTCTGTTCGTCATGCTCGAGGACAACACGCCAGAAATTCAGCGCATGTGCGAAAACGCAATCAGCCAGTTTTTGAAATCCATACGCAACGACTCTTCCTCCGTGAGAATGGAGGATACAATCAACACGTTGATTACCCATGCACAGTCGCCCAACGAACTGATCAAGTCAACTGCCATCAATTGGATACGGGAGtttgtccagatatttggcaCCAGTGTCCTTCCCTACGCCAGCGGAATATTTACTGCAATCCTGCCATGTCTCGAATACAATTTAGAATCGAAACGAA GCATTAAGGAGAGTGCTGTTTCCGTCAACAACACGATGATGCTGCTTGTGTCAACCAAGGAACTAAAAACGCAAACGGGTGATAAGATAGATTTGTCCTCTATTATGGATGTTCTTTCTCAGTATCTAACGCACAATTCCATGCACACCAAAATTGCGGTGCTCAAGTGGATCCATCATTTGTTCACCAATTTTCCCAACGAGATGTCTCAACATGCCAGCAATTTGAACAACAATCTCTTATCAACGCTGGCCGATAACTCCGATGAAGTGGTTCTCCAGAGTTTATCTGTTCTGGCCGAAATTGTCAACTCCCAGGATAATAGAG AATGA